Proteins from one Rhodospirillaceae bacterium genomic window:
- the rpsS gene encoding 30S ribosomal protein S19 yields the protein MARSVWKGPFVDGYLLKKAEAARGSGRNAIIKTWSRRSTVLPQFVGLTFGVYNGRKFIPVLVTEEMIGHKLGEFSPTRTYIGHTADKKVKRI from the coding sequence GTGGCTCGATCCGTATGGAAAGGTCCCTTTGTGGACGGTTATTTGCTTAAAAAAGCAGAGGCTGCCCGTGGAAGTGGACGCAATGCAATTATTAAGACCTGGTCTCGGCGGTCGACTGTGTTACCGCAATTCGTTGGTCTGACGTTTGGTGTGTACAACGGCCGGAAATTTATTCCCGTGCTGGTGACCGAAGAAATGATCGGCCATAAGCTGGGCGAATTCTCGCCGACGCGCACCTATATCGGCCACACGGCCGACAAGAAGGTGAAGAGGATCTAG
- a CDS encoding 50S ribosomal protein L23 has translation MKKHSGTATPTKERIYELIRSPIITEKATLLSEYNQVTFKVPVDSSKPEIKAAVEDLFKVKVTAVNTLRQKGKVKRFRGHLGTRVETKKAVVTLAEGNSIDITTGV, from the coding sequence ATGAAAAAGCATTCAGGCACGGCCACGCCGACCAAAGAACGGATTTACGAACTGATCCGGTCGCCGATCATTACGGAGAAGGCGACATTACTGAGTGAGTATAACCAAGTCACTTTTAAGGTCCCTGTAGATTCCAGTAAGCCAGAGATCAAGGCTGCTGTTGAAGACTTGTTTAAGGTCAAAGTTACTGCAGTGAACACCTTGCGGCAAAAAGGCAAAGTTAAACGCTTCCGGGGTCACCTTGGAACGCGGGTTGAAACGAAGAAGGCGGTTGTCACTCTTGCCGAGGGCAATTCCATCGATATTACGACGGGCGTCTGA
- the rplB gene encoding 50S ribosomal protein L2 gives MALKQHKPVTPGRRGLVTIDREGLWKGKPEKTLTEGLRKNGGRNNTGRITARRRGGGHKRRYRVVDFKRLKSGVSATVERLEYDPNRTAYIALIKYEDGEVAYILAPQRLAAGDQVISGERVDIKPGNALPMQNIPVGTIIHNVEMKVGKGGQIARSAGTYAQLIGKDQGYAQLRLNSGELRMVRGECMATIGAVSNPDNQNIKLGKAGRKRWLGKRPAVRGVAMNPVDHPHGGGEGRTSGGRHPVTPWGKPTKGKRTRKNKQTDRLIMRRRYAKK, from the coding sequence ATGGCACTAAAACAACATAAACCTGTCACACCCGGTCGGCGTGGTCTCGTTACCATTGACCGCGAAGGGCTGTGGAAGGGTAAACCAGAAAAAACTCTGACCGAAGGTCTGCGTAAAAACGGCGGTCGTAACAACACCGGTCGTATTACAGCACGGCGTCGGGGTGGTGGACACAAACGTCGTTATCGGGTTGTCGACTTTAAGCGTCTGAAATCCGGCGTTTCCGCGACCGTAGAACGGTTGGAGTATGATCCAAACCGGACGGCCTACATCGCGCTGATCAAATACGAAGACGGTGAAGTTGCTTATATCCTGGCGCCACAACGTTTGGCTGCCGGCGATCAAGTGATTTCCGGTGAGCGGGTTGATATTAAGCCGGGCAATGCGTTGCCGATGCAGAATATCCCCGTCGGTACGATCATCCACAATGTGGAAATGAAAGTCGGCAAGGGTGGTCAGATTGCCAGGTCAGCTGGCACCTACGCACAACTGATTGGTAAAGATCAGGGGTATGCTCAGTTGCGGTTGAATTCAGGCGAACTGCGTATGGTTCGTGGCGAATGCATGGCGACAATCGGGGCCGTTTCTAACCCTGATAATCAGAACATTAAATTGGGTAAGGCGGGCCGTAAGCGGTGGTTGGGCAAACGTCCAGCTGTTCGTGGTGTTGCGATGAACCCGGTTGATCACCCACACGGCGGCGGCGAAGGCCGGACATCCGGTGGTCGTCATCCGGTGACACCTTGGGGTAAACCCACCAAGGGCAAGCGGACTCGTAAGAACAAACAGACGGACCGGCTGATTATGCGCCGCCGTTACGCGAAGAAGTAA